A section of the Pseudomonas prosekii genome encodes:
- a CDS encoding response regulator: protein MKKIKVVIADDHPIVLLGVREVIQRDGRFIVVGEATSSSQLIDRLQSEKPDVVITDFHMPGDSTFGDGLKLIEYLTRRFVDTQILVLTMMSNNLIVSRLHELGVMGVIQKNHLHEEIENALNALASRRNYQSPVQEAISVIHNQQQVDERFASLSLREMEILRLFVAGHSVTDIASMVNRSSKTVSAQKVSAMRKLAVTTDQALVTYCVSAGKFQ, encoded by the coding sequence ATGAAAAAAATCAAGGTAGTGATTGCGGACGATCATCCCATCGTGCTGCTCGGTGTGCGTGAAGTTATCCAGCGCGACGGACGTTTTATAGTGGTTGGCGAAGCGACCAGTTCCAGCCAATTGATCGACAGGCTTCAGAGCGAAAAACCGGACGTGGTCATTACCGACTTTCACATGCCCGGTGACTCGACGTTTGGTGACGGCCTCAAACTGATTGAGTACCTCACGCGAAGGTTTGTCGACACGCAGATCCTGGTGCTGACCATGATGTCCAACAACTTGATCGTGTCACGCCTGCATGAATTGGGGGTGATGGGGGTTATTCAAAAAAACCACTTGCACGAAGAAATTGAAAACGCCCTGAACGCACTCGCCTCGCGGCGTAACTACCAGAGCCCCGTGCAGGAAGCCATCTCGGTTATCCACAATCAACAACAGGTCGACGAACGCTTTGCCAGCTTATCCCTGCGTGAAATGGAAATATTGCGCCTCTTCGTGGCCGGCCACAGCGTGACGGACATTGCAAGCATGGTTAATCGCAGCAGCAAGACAGTGAGTGCGCAAAAGGTCTCAGCGATGCGCAAGCTGGCGGTCACAACCGATCAGGCGCTGGTGACTTACTGCGTGAGCGCCGGGAAGTTTCAATAA